The Lolium rigidum isolate FL_2022 chromosome 2, APGP_CSIRO_Lrig_0.1, whole genome shotgun sequence genomic interval TTTTAGAACAATACGTGATTTTCGAGAATGTTACACCGTCGTCCATCGTGAACTGCAGTTGGACATGATTTTTTTAAAAGATGGACATTATTTTTTCTTTAAACTGTAATTCGACTTTATTTAAACTGCAATTAGACGTTCATGAGGTGATTGAGACTCGAAAAAATATCAGTCAACTGACATATAGACAAACCATTATTTAAAAAAAGTCCAAATCAAATGCACACACATATGTCACAGTCAAACATCTACACGGTGTCAATAAACCAGCCTAACTCTCTAGCAGGTGAGGGCGGTCCCTGGGTCGACACCGAACTGCTGGCAGAACTGCTTGTAGAAGGCGACGCGGTCGTTGACAGCGTTGGGGTTCTTGCCGTTGCACTCGAGCGCGCCATTGATGGCCCTGATGGTTGCCCCGAAACCCTGGCCGGAGACGATGATGTCGTGCACGCTGTTCATCCAGTACCAGAGCGCCGCCTGGAAGGCCACAACGGGGCTGCGCGCCACCGCGTCCGGGTCGTTGACCCCGTCGAAGCCGATGCTCTGCCCCGCCGGACCGTAGTTGTAGTTCCAGGAGATCTGCAGCGGGCCGCGGCCGTAGTAGCCCTTCCCGGCGGCGCACGGGAACTCCGTGTTCGTCGGGTCGCAGTAGTCCTTGCTCGGCCCGTTGATCTCGTTGATGTAGCAGAACTCTACAAATACATAAACTCGTCGTCAGGACCGCACGTAAAGCTGCTTGAAACCGGTGAGGAAACTATGCCGCGACGGAGTGTGGGTACTCGATAGCGACTTACTTATGGTCTCGTGGTTGACGTGGGCGAAGAAGGCGGCGATCTCGCGCTTggagtcgtcgtcggagccggtgCGGCCGAACGAGGAGTAGCCGCCGATCGCGGTGAGGAAGGCGTCGCGGGTGTAGAAGCCCTTGGCCTCGCAGTCGGCGGCGGCCTGGGCGACGAGCGCGCCGAAGAAGGCCGGCGTGACGATGCTGGCGACGGACACGTTGTTGGTGACCGGCACGGTGCAGGGGCCGGAGCGGCAGCCCGTGCCGCAGTACTCGCTGGTGGTGCCGCAGAAGCCGAAGCGGCTGCAGCACTCGGTCGCCGCGCACCCGCAGTTCTGCGCGGCCGCCATGGTCGAcgccaggaggaggacgagcgCCAGCAGCCCAAGCTTTGGCGCCATGGTGTCTATGAGAAGCTGAGTGAGAGGGAGCTCGTTGGCTTTGTGGCTTAGCTCGTGATCGATGTGAAGGTTCCGATGGCTTGGTCAGGTTTATATAGAGTTCCCCATTCCAGGGGATGCGTGTTAGAGCCTTAGAGGGAGAGTGGTGGATCTTTGACTATTGTCAGGGCTTGGTCCAActgaatactccctccgtccacaaataagtgcacATCTAACTTTCTAAgaaatccacaaataagtgtacatctagacatCTTGGTATATTTTTTACGTTTAGACCCCTAGTGCATGCCTTGATTTCAACCCCATTAATCATTTTTGGTTTCTCAATGTTGTTTTATTGGTTACTAGCATGCACAACATTTATTAGCGCTTAAATCAAAGCATCTTTTTAATTAATGAGCAGATTGATTGAAAGAATGaggattttttttacaaaaaaattaaGGTCTCTTGGAAACCGCGcgcgtccacttatttgtggacggagggagtaggtatATATGTGAACGGCGTCTACGTTTGTGGGCTTCACTCTAGCTGCATACGCAGCCTGCGTTCACTTTCAATCATTTTCATGTTCTGATGATCCGTGCGTGCCGCAAATTGGTAAAGCGAACGCCACGGTCCCGGAGCATGTAGATATATGAGAAGCTTCCTAGGTCGTCCCTACGAGAGATCTATCTCCCTCTCTCTTCTCTCAGCCCCGGTGTCCCTCCCGTGCGTCcatgctgccccccccccccccccccccgcccgcaAAGCCCCCATGCCCAGCCCTCCCCCTCCTTTCACATCCACCGGAGATGTTGCTGGGCAAAGCCCGAGTGGTGCGTTGGCACCGATCTAGGGCATGCATGGAGGTGGCGTTGACTCCAACTCATCCAGGTGTGGTGCCATGGGACAATGGCGgttatgggcgacatcaacatgtCTAGGGTGGGCCCAATCTAGGCCCATATCGGCGTGGTGGGCCGTCCCTACTGTCATGCCAAGTCGGCTTCGACGATGGTACACGAGGCATGCGGCCTGCCTGCCAGATGAGGACGACACAATGGGCAGCGACCTCCTCCTACAAGAGGTGGCCGGACACATGGTGGCTGGTTCTGGCGGATCTTGGGATTCCAACCCGAGCACCGGCTACCTGTCAATGTCAAGCAGACAATTCAGTCTGCTACGTGATTGGGGAGGCGCGACTGCCGGTGAAATCTAACTTCGACTTCGGTCATGGTGGACGATGGCAGCCCCTTCGGGCATCGTTGCCTTGTGAAAGCATCATCGTTGCAGGACTCGTCTCCTCCCCCTGGATGCTCCAGGGTCTAGGTGCCCCAGATCGGCCGCCCTACATCTCTCTCCATCCTAGAGGCTTAGTTTTGGAGTGGATGCTGGCTAGAAAGGTTAGGAGGTGGAGCGGTGTAACATCTAACGTGTCGATGACAACATGTCTCGGAGGCAAAGCTTGTCAATGTCTCAGTGGATGCGCGCAGGGCGGTGAGGCTAACTTGCGCCTTGGGGTGTCATTGTGAAGTCAGCGCACAAGGCCGATATGACCACTTCCATGGTCGAGCTTGTAGATGTGGTATCTTGTCGCTAGGATGGTGGCTTTGAGTTAATCTATGCACATGCCATTGTAAAAATTTATTAAATAATATAATATATATTATTTTggagagaaaaaaaaatgcaGATCCGGATACTTCAAGCTTCTCttccaaaaatgaaaaacaagCTTGCGACAATCGAACAAAATAAGTTGCCGTGGAGGAAGGGGCGCCAAGATTGCAAAGGGACAAATGCAGCCGGTTGCTTTCCCCGTTACTTACAAGTAAAATTGATACGGATCGATCTTTCGTCTGGGAAAATAAAAATCGGGCCAAAGATCTCGCCGTGAACGGTCGTGGGTTTCCTGATGCGAGGACCGCTACGGATGTGTGGAGCATTCAGGGATTTTTCTCGAGAGACACGGCTACCATACACGATGTATTGGTAGCAAGAAAAAACGCATCCGCTGAAATTTCGTGCTTGCCCTACCTCTCAGGGCTGTCGAGTTTCCAGTAATCTGGCCGGTCTGACCTTGGCCGGGAAAGTCAGCTGCTCCGCTGGCTGCGGGCTGCCGGTGGCAGCCACTCCGGTCACCACCGCACGCCAAATCTGAATAGTCAGTTGCATGCTTCTTCCGTCCGATATGGATACCTTTGACTAAACTGGGGTAGTGCCTTTTTCTCCCCAATTTCTATTAGGTGCCGGGTCACCGTGTTGTCTTCCGTGGTGCTCACCTGTCTCTGTCGTCGGATGGCGATCGTACGATCCTAGCGAAGCGGTGCAACAGTCATCCCCAATCCACCGAAACCGCACGTTGGCTCCCTCAGGTCCACGCAGTCATCTCCTTATCCTCACTCACCACGAATCAGACGCCATGAACCGCGAGAGAAATCCCCCAGCCCCTCACCGCGTCTGTCCCTTCCCCGTCGACTTCCTCGCCTCTGCCTCCGTCCGAGAGCGTTCCCCAATGACCAGCGCGCCTGCGTCCGCCCCAGACCAAGGTagcgggcggccggcggcgtcgaAGGATGCAGGTGTCGCCGGTCCGGATGCGGCCGGGGAGATGCGGAGGTGCGGGCGGCCGGAGGCGGGGAGATGCGTAGGTGCGGTCGGCCGGAGGCGGAGAGATGCGGCGGCGGGGCGGAACCATGGGCGGTGGCGGGCTGGTGCGGCCGGAGGCAGGGAGATGGGGAGGTGCGGTCGGCGGGCGGTGGCGCGTTGGATGCGGCCGGAGGCGGGGAGATGCGGAGGTGCGGGCGGCATCGGAAGATGCAGCGGCGCCCCCATGACCGCCCCGCGCCACCTCCACGCGCGCCGGGAAGGCCTCATGTGGTGCCGCCGGAAGGACCTCGCCCCTACAGCGAGCGGCTGGGCCCTCTCTCCCATGGTCCAGCGCGCCGCTCCTCCCTGGATTCCCGAGTTATACATCCAGAAATATCCAAGGATGTAAAAAAAGTTGGCTCCCCCTTTGTTCTGGTTGTAATTTTTTTGAGCTGGATGTTTTTTTCGATCTTTTTGTACATCCCCGAATGATGGCAGTGGTGGATCTGGTATTTCTTTgatgtatttttttcctttttctttcatcCATAGTTGCTATTTTTACATCCTCAATTTTTGGAATCACAAACTAGCCGGTATGAGATGTTCTTGAGGATGTTTTTTTTTGCAACAATTGGATAAAAGTTGTGGCTTAGGTGCATATGGATGtatttttttcccattttctaCATCCCAAATCTTCGAAACAGAGCAAGGCTGTAAAACAGTGTATGTTTTTTTATCCCAGTATTAGTGGTTTAGATGTAAATTTTTCGTTTTTCTACATCCGCCGCTACCTTTTACCTATCAATTTTGGAAGAGGTATTTTTTGTGGTATGTATTTTTTGCTGATGAATTTTTACGCTATGAAACACATTTTATTCTCTACAGCACATATCGTGACCTTGTTTGCGTTCAATGTTGACGAAAGGAGGACGGGAGGACTAGAGTTATTTTTTTAAAATGCGTGGGGACTGTTGCATGTGACTAGTTCTATTTTTATGTTAAACGTCGCTTTCCAACATGAGACCACGGGCACGTCGCTCTCTGCGTTTCGGGCGGTAAGAGGAGAGACTTTGCTACTTTTGGAACGCGGGGGCTGTTggattaatttatttcctaatttGGGTGGGTCACCCCCTAAGACTAAACACTCTTTATTTTTCATTTTGACCGAGACAAAGGAATTAGGATttttcattaattaagaagaaaagaGTTGACCGGTTTACTAGCGGGAAACCAAACAGAAACCAATATAAACACCCTCACCAGTTTTCATAAAACATGATTATCGCGAGGGCACACACAGCTAGAGCTGCAGAGTCGAGTTCGAGCAAGTTATACTAGGCTCAGCTCTACTCAATACAAGATTCAAGTGAGCTCAAACCGTGTGAAGTTAAAGATTGAGCTATAAAATTTGCTTCATACTGAGCTTGGGCCATTCCCGAGTCAATCTCAAGCTATGAAAAACGATAAAATTATGAATATTTCTTGCATATGAAATCAAGAAAATACCGCCCATACATGTAGAAAGAATAACTTAAACTTccatatttttcttatataaatttCATAGAAAGTGGAAGGAATAAATTCAGTCCACATGGTATAAGCTATTTGTATCATGTTTTCTTTTAATATATAGCATTATTATTACACATAAATATATTTTGTAGCTATCGAGTTTAATCGAGCGAGTCAGTGTTGGCTCAAAATCATCTCATTTTATGATCAAGCTATAAAAGACACCAATACTCTCCTCTTTTCTCTTTTTAAGCTGATCTCGAGCCGAGCTAAAAGACGAATCAATCTCGAGCCGCTCACTAGTCTCGAGCTTTTATTACAACCCTACACACACAACCACTCCTCTCTCTACCCACAAAAACCACACACACAACAACAAAAACGAG includes:
- the LOC124687746 gene encoding chitinase 6-like; this encodes MAPKLGLLALVLLLASTMAAAQNCGCAATECCSRFGFCGTTSEYCGTGCRSGPCTVPVTNNVSVASIVTPAFFGALVAQAAADCEAKGFYTRDAFLTAIGGYSSFGRTGSDDDSKREIAAFFAHVNHETIKFCYINEINGPSKDYCDPTNTEFPCAAGKGYYGRGPLQISWNYNYGPAGQSIGFDGVNDPDAVARSPVVAFQAALWYWMNSVHDIIVSGQGFGATIRAINGALECNGKNPNAVNDRVAFYKQFCQQFGVDPGTALTC